One Flavobacterium cerinum genomic window, AATACCGGATCTCCTACAACTTACGAAGAAAAAGTCGTGGCTATTCCGGATAATATTCCGGTAGGATTAGAGATTTATATTGCTTTTGTGGCTATTAATACACAAACAGGTGCCACGCCAACCGGTGATGCCTGGTTTGTAGATAATGTTAGGGTTGTAGAATCCTGTTTAAAGGTACAACAACCCAATTTTACGGCGAGCAACATAACAGCACATACGGCTAATTTATCGTGGACGCATCCGTCATCCAACTCGTTTGAAATTCAGGTTGTGCCACAGGGAACAACACCGGCTGCAAACGGAACTCCGACAACCAATTCCTATTCGGCTTCCTCTTTAGTTGCCAATTCGTTTTATGATGTTTATATCCGGACAAATTGTACCGGAACTGTGCCACAAAGTGAATGGGCAGGTCCTTTTACATTTAAAACCGGTATCTTAGGATTGTCGTGTAGTGAACCGATCGTAATTCCGGATGTCACAACGCAGGCTTACACTTTGTCTGCAAACCTGAATCAATATCAGAATCCGGCCGTAACGTACGCAACACATGGAAGCGGATGTTTATCGCCGGCAATTACAAATAATTATTTGAGCGGTGCCAAAGCGTTTCTGACCTATACACCAACAACAACTGGTTTAATTACAATAACTCAGACCACATTAGGCGGAACAGGATGTTTTAATAACTCAACCGGAGTTTTTGTGTATCAGAGTTGTGCAGATGTAGGTGTATCCTGTATTGCCGGGATGAACACCGCAACAGCGAATGTACCGAAAAGAATTTCCAATCTTTATGTACAGGCAGGACAGACTTATGTGATTGTGGTTTCATCGAATTTGGCACCATCGGCAAGTATCTGTTTCAATCTGAAAGTAGAAAGTTCAACTTGTCCGGCTCCGGCTACATTCACATATAAAAATCTGTTGCAAAATAGTGTATCGTTTTCTTGGGATAACGTAGGCGGATTTGCTACTGCATGGGAATATAAAGCCGTACCAACCGGATCAGGAGCGCCTACAGGTGCAGGAACGGCTACAACAACTAACGTTGATAATGTAATTAATACAGGATTAGCACCGGGAACAACATACGATTTATATGTGCGTTCCGTTTGTGGCAGCGTTCCCGGAAACTGGAGTCTTCCGTATAAATTTACAACACAATGTACAGTTTTTAATACACCGTATTCGACTCAGTTTACCGGAACTTCTGCTACGGTTTCAGCACCTTGTTGGACTGCCGTGGATGTAAATAACGACGGTTTAACCTGGTCGTATCTTGGTGGTTATGCAACTATGCTGACCAATACGTATCAGAATTATAACAACGATATCTTTGTTTCCCCACAGGTAAATGTGAGCGGAACACCAAAAAGATTACGTTTTAAACATCAGGTTGTTGGCGGAGTATCAAGTTATGCGATTCGTATCTCAACAACGGGTATCGGAGCGCAAAACTTTACAATCGAGCTAATGCCCGATACACCGATCACGAATACAACCTGGGTAGAGAAAATTATCAATATTCCGACATCCATTACAGGACCGATTAATATTGCATGGGTCGTTAGTCCGGCGACAGCACATACGGCAACGCGAATCTCTATTGATGATGTCTTTATTGAAGACAAACCGGCTTGTCCGGATCCGTTAAGTCCGGTTGCCCAAAACGTAACCGAAGATCAGGCTTCATTATCCTGGGTTAACGGTGATACCGAAACACAATGGCAAGTAGCAATTCAGCCATACGGAACCGGAGTACCAACCGGAACAGGGACACTGGTAAACAGTAATCCGTATTTGGCAACCAACCTGAATCCGGCTACACATTATGAGTATTATGTAAGAGCTTATTGTTCGGCTACACAACAGAGTAACTGGGTAGGACCCTTTGATTTTACAACGGCTTGTATTACGTTCCCGACACCTTTTTCGGAGAGCTTTAACGATACGGATCCGACAACCAAAAAATTCTGTTGGACCACCAATAATGCAAATGGTGATGGCGCTCAATGGACAATGGGAGCAACGGAAGCCCGTATTCAACGTGGTTTTATGGGGCCGAACTCATTTGACGACTGGTTGATTACGCCTGCAATTCACGCAGTAGGTAACAAAAAGCTGACGTTTAAATACCGCGCTTTATTAACACCGTTTACACCCAACCCGAGACATGGTATTCAGGTATTGATCTCAACGACCGATACCAATCCGGCCAGTTTTACGGAAATTGCTCCGTTAATGGAATTTACCAATACAACCTATCAGGAGAAATCGTTGTATTTCACCGGTACGGGAACGGTATATATCGCTTTTAGAGTACCACCGGAATTAGTAGCACCGGGAACAGCTTCGACATTAAATCTGGATGATGTATTGATTGTCGATGCTCCGGCTTGTCCGAATCCGTCTGATTTAGCAGCAGCGGGTATTACACAAAACGCAGCAGTTTTATCCTGGACTCCGGGTTATGCCGAAACAGCATGGGAAGTAAAAGTACAGTTGGCAGGAACGGGAACACCAACAGGCTCCGGAACTCCGGTTACGCCAAATGCGACGCATACACCAAATGATTTATTACCGGATACGGTTTATGAATATTATGTGAGAGCTGCCTGTGGATCGGCATTTAGTGACTGGATCGGGCCGTTTACTTTCCGAACACTGTGTACGCCTTTTAATACCCCATTTGTAGAAACATTTAATAGCGATTCTACTTCCGAAAACTGTTGGAGAATCGTAAACAGTAATAATGATTCCAATGCCTGGAACCTTAACGTGACAGTGAATCCGTATGAAGGAAATCAGATGGCAGGAATGTTTACAGGAAGTAACGGAGAAAATGATGACTGGCTGATTTCACCAACAATTAATGTTACTGCTAATCAGCGTTTACGTTATTACTACCGTGTAAATGACAGTTTCTTTACCGAAGATTTAAAAATAAAATTATCAACTAACGGTATTGCGTTGGATCAGTTTACAACAACATTGTACGACTCTTCTACCGATCCGGTGTTGATTAACAATATGGAGTATAAGGAAAAAATTATTAACCTTCCTGCGGGAGTAACCGGGAATATTAATATTGCATTCCATGTACCGTTTTACCAAAGTACCGGATCCTATAGAGGTCAGCTACTTTTTATTGATAATGTAGTAATCGAAAATATTCCGGCTTGTCCGCAACCTTCGAACGCTATTGCTTCCAACCTGACCGATACCGAAGTACAAATCAGTTGGGATGCAAACGGAACGACATCACCATGGGAAATTTCGGTTCAGCCTTTCGGAACACCGGCACCGGTAGGCAATACGCAACCGCAATATTTACACACGGCAAACAATAACCCTTATACGGTAAGCGGATTAATTCCGGCTACAAAATACCAATACTATATCCGCTCGCTTTGTGGCGCTTCCGGAAATAGCGAATGGATCGGGCCGTTTGTATTTACGACAAGATGTAGTTTTGAAAACCTTTGTGAATATACGATTAGCCTGACCAGCGGAAGCTCGTGGGGCGTTGGCGGAGGTATTGATGTGATTCAGAACGGAGTAGTGGTACAAACACTGGCATTTCCTACAGGACCGTTTAATCAGGTACCGCCACCGGCGGAATACACCTTATTATTATGTACCGGAGTAGAATATTCTTTATTCTGGGATTCTATCGGAACAGCACCGGGACAATATCCGAATGCCCAGGTTGAGGTGAAAAATGCAAACGGAGATGTGGTATGGACCAGTCCGCTGGGATTAGGGACGCCAAGAACGGTGCTGTATACCGGAATATCCACTTGCGGAACCATTGCTTGTCCGCAACCGACAAATTTACAGGTTAACGCACAGTCTGTCTTTTCATGGACTCCGGGCGGATCGGAAACACAATGGGAAGTATTTATTCAACCGGTTGGAAACGGAACATTACCACAGTCGGGAACAATAGTAAATACGCCATCCTATACACCGCAGCCATCGGATTTCGATTCTCAGACAGCGGCAACTTACGAATATTTTGTAAGAGCAGTTTGTAGCGGAAGCAGTAACAGTTTCTGGTCCGGGCCAAAAGTATTTGTTCGAAATGACGAGCCGTCTACTGCTATTGTAGTGCCGGTAAATCAAAATGAAGAATGCAACAATTCAATATCAAACGTTACGTTCTCCGGTGCAACACCTTCATCGGTACCAATGACTTGCGGCGGAATTAACGGAGGTGATATCTGGTTCGAATTTGTAGCGACTTCAAGAATTCATATTATCGAAGCCAACGGATTTACCGGAAACTTCTATATCTCTTCCGGAGATGAACCGTACCCGAATATGATGATGACTTTGTATAAAGTCGGAGCAGGCGGGGTATTGGAAGAAAAAGCATGTAGTAACAACAATACGATTACAGCGATGTATTCTTCTGAATTAGTAGTTGGCGAAACGTATAAAGTACGTTTAACACTAAATAGTACGGTAGCCAGTACACGAAAATTCAACATGTGTATTAAAACACCGGCTGATTTATGTAATGTAAATGCCGTTAACTATGATTTCGAGCATCCGCCGATGCAAACCGTAACGGGAATTTATACCATTAGTACGCAATATGTGGTTCCGGGATGGCGCGTAAATCTGGATACCTGGGATGCGATGTTCTTCTCAGAAGCACTAAATGCAATCAATTCTTCGCCTTATTCCGGCGGACAGTGTCTTCAGTTATTATCCGATCCGGAAGAAGACTGGAATCCGAATGATCCGAATATCAAAGGATTGTATAAAGAATTTGATACTTCAGAAATTACACAGATGAACTATAGCTTTGCGCATGCCGCCAGAGCAACAAACGGAAGTTCAGTACAATTATATGCAGGACCGCCGGCGGGACCGTTTACATTGGTAACGGAAGTATTCGCTCAAGGTTCAACATGGAATTTACATGAAGGAAGTTATACCGTTCCTACAGGACAGAATGTAACTCGTTTTATCTTTAGATCAAAAGAGAATATCATCGGGAATATGTTGGATGCGGCCAACTTTAAAGCAAATAACGATGTAAAAACAACCGCTCATACTTTAAACTGTAGCCAAAACAGCACAACAGTTGAAGCAGAAGGAGTAGGACAATGGTCGGCAGCAGCCAATAATCCGGGTGCTACCGTAATTACAACACCGAATGTGAAAACAACCACAATTACCGGATTTACAACACCGGGTGTTTATACGTTTTACTGGAGAACACGTTACTGTGAAAAATCAGTTGTGATTACTTACGAAGGGATTACGGATACACCAACAGTTACGTCACCGGTAGTATATTGCCAAAATGCAACGGCAGTGCCATTAACGGCAACCGCTCCGGCAAATTATACCTTATTATGGTTTACAGATCCGACCGGAACAGGAAGTGCTACGGCACCGACACCTGTTACAACAACGGTAGGAAACACATCGTATTATGTAAGTCTGACCGACGGAAACGGATGTCAGGGACCAAAAGAGGAAATCGTTGTTCAGGTGAATGCATTACCGACAGCAACGGTAACAGCTCCGGCACCGATTTGTTCCGGATCTGTAGCTACTGTAGTATTTAACGGTACACCGAATGCAGTGGTTACGTATACTATTGATGGGGGAACCAATCAGACGGTAACATTAGATGCCAACGGAACGGCTTCAGTAACAACGCCGACACTAACAACGAATAGTGTTTATACTTTAGTGAGTGTAAGTGATACAAATACTTGTTCGCAAAACCTGACCGATTCAATTACGGTAAATGTCATGGCGTTACCAACGGCTACGATTTCAGGAACAACTGTAATCTGCTCGGGTGATACCGCAACAATCACTTTTAACGGTACACCGAATGCAGTGATTACCTATACTGTAGATGGCGGAACCAATCAAACGGTAACATTGGATACCAACGGAACGGCTTCAGTAACGACTTCGGCCTTAACAGCTGATACCGTTTATGAATTGGT contains:
- a CDS encoding choice-of-anchor J domain-containing protein, giving the protein MKMQRKLQLTTQGFLWIGFLDFLSGFPECLLHKKIKGKILTFLVLLFSISGYSQLTTENFEGGIPTSWTLFQNTVGTSSWGISNDGYLGGNAAYINPASENIGAGNTAQYFLVTPLVPVPANGELRFFTKQGSATNNGTIYQIRLSTASQPDINGFSVVLKSWTEADLNTGSPTTYEEKVVAIPDNIPVGLEIYIAFVAINTQTGATPTGDAWFVDNVRVVESCLKVQQPNFTASNITAHTANLSWTHPSSNSFEIQVVPQGTTPAANGTPTTNSYSASSLVANSFYDVYIRTNCTGTVPQSEWAGPFTFKTGILGLSCSEPIVIPDVTTQAYTLSANLNQYQNPAVTYATHGSGCLSPAITNNYLSGAKAFLTYTPTTTGLITITQTTLGGTGCFNNSTGVFVYQSCADVGVSCIAGMNTATANVPKRISNLYVQAGQTYVIVVSSNLAPSASICFNLKVESSTCPAPATFTYKNLLQNSVSFSWDNVGGFATAWEYKAVPTGSGAPTGAGTATTTNVDNVINTGLAPGTTYDLYVRSVCGSVPGNWSLPYKFTTQCTVFNTPYSTQFTGTSATVSAPCWTAVDVNNDGLTWSYLGGYATMLTNTYQNYNNDIFVSPQVNVSGTPKRLRFKHQVVGGVSSYAIRISTTGIGAQNFTIELMPDTPITNTTWVEKIINIPTSITGPINIAWVVSPATAHTATRISIDDVFIEDKPACPDPLSPVAQNVTEDQASLSWVNGDTETQWQVAIQPYGTGVPTGTGTLVNSNPYLATNLNPATHYEYYVRAYCSATQQSNWVGPFDFTTACITFPTPFSESFNDTDPTTKKFCWTTNNANGDGAQWTMGATEARIQRGFMGPNSFDDWLITPAIHAVGNKKLTFKYRALLTPFTPNPRHGIQVLISTTDTNPASFTEIAPLMEFTNTTYQEKSLYFTGTGTVYIAFRVPPELVAPGTASTLNLDDVLIVDAPACPNPSDLAAAGITQNAAVLSWTPGYAETAWEVKVQLAGTGTPTGSGTPVTPNATHTPNDLLPDTVYEYYVRAACGSAFSDWIGPFTFRTLCTPFNTPFVETFNSDSTSENCWRIVNSNNDSNAWNLNVTVNPYEGNQMAGMFTGSNGENDDWLISPTINVTANQRLRYYYRVNDSFFTEDLKIKLSTNGIALDQFTTTLYDSSTDPVLINNMEYKEKIINLPAGVTGNINIAFHVPFYQSTGSYRGQLLFIDNVVIENIPACPQPSNAIASNLTDTEVQISWDANGTTSPWEISVQPFGTPAPVGNTQPQYLHTANNNPYTVSGLIPATKYQYYIRSLCGASGNSEWIGPFVFTTRCSFENLCEYTISLTSGSSWGVGGGIDVIQNGVVVQTLAFPTGPFNQVPPPAEYTLLLCTGVEYSLFWDSIGTAPGQYPNAQVEVKNANGDVVWTSPLGLGTPRTVLYTGISTCGTIACPQPTNLQVNAQSVFSWTPGGSETQWEVFIQPVGNGTLPQSGTIVNTPSYTPQPSDFDSQTAATYEYFVRAVCSGSSNSFWSGPKVFVRNDEPSTAIVVPVNQNEECNNSISNVTFSGATPSSVPMTCGGINGGDIWFEFVATSRIHIIEANGFTGNFYISSGDEPYPNMMMTLYKVGAGGVLEEKACSNNNTITAMYSSELVVGETYKVRLTLNSTVASTRKFNMCIKTPADLCNVNAVNYDFEHPPMQTVTGIYTISTQYVVPGWRVNLDTWDAMFFSEALNAINSSPYSGGQCLQLLSDPEEDWNPNDPNIKGLYKEFDTSEITQMNYSFAHAARATNGSSVQLYAGPPAGPFTLVTEVFAQGSTWNLHEGSYTVPTGQNVTRFIFRSKENIIGNMLDAANFKANNDVKTTAHTLNCSQNSTTVEAEGVGQWSAAANNPGATVITTPNVKTTTITGFTTPGVYTFYWRTRYCEKSVVITYEGITDTPTVTSPVVYCQNATAVPLTATAPANYTLLWFTDPTGTGSATAPTPVTTTVGNTSYYVSLTDGNGCQGPKEEIVVQVNALPTATVTAPAPICSGSVATVVFNGTPNAVVTYTIDGGTNQTVTLDANGTASVTTPTLTTNSVYTLVSVSDTNTCSQNLTDSITVNVMALPTATISGTTVICSGDTATITFNGTPNAVITYTVDGGTNQTVTLDTNGTASVTTSALTADTVYELVSVAAATSSCTATVTGSATITINPLPTATISGNATICAGNTTTISFTGTPNAVVTYTIDNGTPQTITLDANGQATIVTGTGGVYTIITVTASGSLACSQTLSDFITITVTPLAAPTVTFSYDSVCVNATTSPVPTLAGGFTTGGTFSSASLTVNATTGVIDLTGATAGTHTIAYDIAANTTNCTDAGHYEASIVLTSGVNPVTIFSYDPVYCPDSPNALPQTATGFTQGGTFGSAPGLSLNTTTGEINIGASTPGSYTITYIVQADAATCNTGGQDSFDIVITPSIAVVVESGCENETLVLHAVPVNGSYNPATVSYSWKDQNNITVGTNDATFNVDQYIAQNPTAALPLTFTVTVTSGTCTGSAALPITSNPCRKIPKGISPNNDGSNDTFDLTGMGVRELSIFNRYGTEVYKFSGNYTNQWHGTSNNGTELPDGTYFYALVKENGTKATGWVYINREQ